A window from Rhea pennata isolate bPtePen1 chromosome 1, bPtePen1.pri, whole genome shotgun sequence encodes these proteins:
- the LOC134136919 gene encoding urotensin-2 receptor-like, with translation MSCDPFLLTARPGEDLDGDNFSEESSGRGDGSSVLGGDSTVTGPLSAMLLVMCLTGMVGNVYTLVVASGGIAGRSAGSLGVYVINLALADFLYLSTIPFVVCTYFAHDWFFGDVGCRLLLSLDLLTMHASIFLLTAMSLERYWAVTRPLWARRVGNAYRKLASAILWLLSLLLTAPMMVMIQLRDQGSHHKRICFPTWTPAAFRLYLTVLFTTSVLVPGLVLGVVYARLARAYQASALGLGPLATGRASSQKLSSRIFGIIAAYWACFLPFWAWQLTRLYWDDGLVLGPTIQAYLNFGVTCLAYGNSCVNPFLYTLLTRNYRQPPSHSRRELPGPGAPSQGRTQGVGGDNGSSLVFREMSGSAGESGEGPECQ, from the coding sequence ATGTCTTGTGACCCTTTCCTGCTAACCGCAAGGCCCGGAGAGGATCTTGATGGTGATAACTTCTCAGAGGAGAGTAGTGGAAGGGGTGATGGCAGCAGTGTCTTGGGAGGTGACAGCACAGTCACAGGGCCCCTGAGTGCAATGCTGCTGGTCATGTGCCTCACTGGGATGGTGGGGAATGTCTACACACTGGTGGTAGCTTCTGGAGGGATTGCAGGCCGCTCAGCAGGCTCCTTAGGGGTCTACGTGATCAACCTTGCACTGGCTGATTTCCTGTACCTCTCCACCATCCCCTTTGTGGTCTGTACCTACTTTGCTCATGACTGGTTCTTTGGAGATGTGGGTTGCAGGCTTTTGCTCAGCCTGGACCTCCTTACCATGCATGCCAGCATCTTCCTTCTGACTGCTATGAGCCTAGAGAGATACTGGGCTGTGACCAGGCCACTGTGGGCCAGGCGGGTTGGAAATGCTTACCGCAAGCTGGCCAGTGCCATTCTCTGGCTGCTCTCGCTTCTGCTAACAGCCCCCATGATGGTGATGATCCAGCTACGGGACCAGGGCAGTCATCACAAGCGGATCTGCTTCCCCACCTGGACGCCAGCTGCCTTCAGGCTTTACCTCACAGTGCTGTTCACCACCAGCGTTCTGGTGCCTGGCCTGGTGCTGGGTGTCGTCTACGCCCGCCTTGCCCGGGCCTACCAGGCCTCTGCATTGGGCCTGGGGCCACTGGCCACTGGCCGGGCTTCCTCCCAGAAGCTTTCCTCACGGATCTTTGGCATTATTGCAGCCTACTGGGCCTGTTTCCTGCCCTTCTGGGCCTGGCAGCTGACGAGGCTGTACTGGGACGACGGCCTGGTTCTTGGCCCCACCATCCAGGCCTACCTCAACTTTGGGGTCACGTGCTTGGCCTATGGCAACAGCTGTGTCAACCCCTTCCTCTACACTCTGCTAACCAGGAACTACCGGCAGCCTCCCAGCcacagcaggagggagctgCCGGGGCCAGGGGCCCCCTCTCAGGGGCGGACGCAAGGCGTGGGAGGAGACAATGGCTCCTCCCTGGTTTTCAGGGAGATGTCTGGGTCTGCAGGGGAAAGTGGGGAGGGCCCAGAGTGTCAATAA